The nucleotide sequence CAGCTTTAGGAAAGGAACAAGGAGTGGTGGGGGTTATTTCCATCCGTCGGGAATATGGGGTGGATAGATTGATCATGAGTCCTGGCGTAGGAAGTAAGGGAAACTGGCAATTTTGGAACCCCTTATAAGACCGCCACttacctccccctcctctcccttcacCCACCTTGGCATAGCAGCAGGTAATGAGCACCAGGGGCAGCAGGTACCCCACCACCAGGATGGTCACCTTGTAGATTTGCTTGGCAGCTGAATCATCAGCCCACTGCTCCCAGCAGAAGGAGCTGTTGGGTGCCTGCTGGTGGCCACTCATGAGGGCCTGGTGCTGGGCCACAGGGATGGCAATGAGCAGTGACAGCAGCCAGATGATGCCCACGCCCAGGGAGGCATTGCGTTTGCTGCGGATGCAGGGCGAGCGCTTGGCGTGCACCACGGCGATGTATCTGTCCACAGACATGGCCACCAGGGTGAAGATGCTGACGAGCATGGTGGCCATGGCCAGGTAGTGAACCCACTTGCAGAAGAAGGCGCCGAAGACCCACTCGGGCAGGGAGTAGATGGTGGCTTGGAAGGGGACGCAGAAGAGCAGGAATGAGAAATCTGCAATGCTCAGGTTGAGGATGAAGATGTTGGTGGCGCTGCGTGAAGGGCGTCCCCCAGATCGGATTCGCCCCAGCACCACTAACACCAGCGTGTTCCCCACCATGCCCAGCATGAAGATCAGCCCGAAGAGCACAGGCACAATCACGACTGCGGGGCCACCCCCCGACACTTGCAGCCAACACACTGGGGTGCCTGTCCAGTTAGCCCCGACGCCGCACTCAGTGCTGTTAGCCCCAGGAGACAgtacagcctcctcctcctccatggagCCAGGGTAGGTACAGGGGAGAGACTGGATCCTTGGGGGTGCCTGCTCGGGGCCACTCCCAGTGCCCACAGCGGCGGTCTGTCTGAGATATTTGGTGCTCAGTggccctgcttcaaagagctcCCTCCTTCTGGGGTGTCTCTGCCTGGACTCTTTCTCCAGGGGGTGAAGAGAATGTAGGTTCCTCCAGTTGCAGGGTTTGGGCTCCTGGGGGGCTTCTTCTCTGGGGCTCTGTTCAGGCTCTCTGACCTCGCTCCTGGGTGCTGTTGacagtgcagggggctcagcagcagCTGGCGGTGGTGGTGAtgtgccagaagcagagggactAGAGAATGGAGCACATGCCAGAGGGGCTGCGTATGCACTGGGAGCTTTGAGTGCAATCCGCGCTGCTCCAGCTCCTTTGCTCCACGCCTCCCTTCTCCACCCACACTTATCCAGCTGCCGCCCCCCCCTCCCGTCCCCAGCTGCGCTCACAGCAATGGAGCTAAGTTAACCGGGGAGCTGCCCGGGCCCTGATTCCTTTAGAGGAGAAGCCCCGGTCTCCTCCACCCCGGCAGGCATGCACATGAGGAAGGGGGAGGACAGCAAAGATGAGTTCTGATTTAAAGAGGCTGATCCAACAGCAGCTGCCCAGGGAAAATCTGTACGGCCCTCCCAAGGAGTAGAGCTGGGGAGCACCTGTTGCAAGGACAGGGAAAGAGGTAAGAGCAGGATTTTATAGCTGTAAAACCTGGATTCTGCCAGCCCTTAAATTGCACTATCAAAAGGGAAGGGATTTACCTGATGCCAGTGCACAAACTAGCTGGACCTTGCTGCATCCTGGCAGGAGTGCAGCAAAAACCCAGAATGAGCAGCTGGCTTCTGACAGTTCTTGGATGCTCACAAAATTCTAAACACCTAAATAGAGCATAGGCATAACTGCTACTAGTGCAAACAAATTCAGACCTCAGTGCAACAGGGTCACAAAAGTCTGGAAGCATGGAGCGCCTTTTGTTGGGTGGACCAAATTCTGGTTCTCCATATAGGCAGTGGAAATTGCAGTTAAAATTTTTGTTCTGTCCGTTAGGATCCAGCTTTGCCTGCACCCCATGGATAGTACCTACAggatctcctgcacaatgcaacACAGACGTGCCAGCATGGTAGGCTCGTGCTGGAGTTAATGGCaacttgatttcactgggagaaggATGTGGTCCCTTAGTTTCTAGGCGTGTTAACTGTTGCAGTTTAGAACTGACTTGCTTTGCTGGCTTGTCTCTAATGAATTACTGAGCTCATATTGGGAAACCTGGTGCCCCCACACTGAAATGCTGGCATCCCCTTCCCTTTCTGGATCAATCAGGAATTAAGTTCCCAGTGACATTTAATTGGTGTTATTCGGAACCAGGGAAACTTGTTCCTTATCCTTAATAGCAATGGGAAGAGTCCAGGATTAGTATGAGTTTCCCTCAAAGGAGTATCTATGCCAGAGAAGCAGATATGGAGTTCTGCAAAACGCCACTGCACTGAAGGATCAACTAACAGTGGCAGCCCATGGCATAGTCCTGCTATCTTTTGGGGCACACTGTTAGAATCAGAATAGCAATATAGCTGTGTAACAGGTTACAGGGAGTTGAGAAGCAGTTTATTCTCAAGTGTATACATGAGGAGAGGTAAATGCCTGAGCAGCTATGAGGCAGTTCAGCTATGTGAATGAAACTCCTCAAAAAGTGACTGTGTTTAATTTGAGTGGTGCAGTTTTTCCCATGCATTGATTTCCATAAGTGTGTAACAAATCTTGAGTTTCAGCATCCGACAATGCTTTTCTGAGCAATCTGTAAAGGGGTGCGCTCCTTAGCAGCACTACAATAGAGTAAACGATTTCTTAATTATGAAAGGTGGTTGATGCTAATATTAGCATTTATTGTACAAGAGAAATTTTAAATGGGCGCTAAAGCAATTGATGTTTGTTTTTAGGATGAAGGGTCTTCAGTTCAGCAGATTTAAACCTTGCAATCATTTCCTAGGAGCTGGATACCT is from Caretta caretta isolate rCarCar2 chromosome 12, rCarCar1.hap1, whole genome shotgun sequence and encodes:
- the LOC125645347 gene encoding galanin receptor type 1-like, with amino-acid sequence MEEEEAVLSPGANSTECGVGANWTGTPVCWLQVSGGGPAVVIVPVLFGLIFMLGMVGNTLVLVVLGRIRSGGRPSRSATNIFILNLSIADFSFLLFCVPFQATIYSLPEWVFGAFFCKWVHYLAMATMLVSIFTLVAMSVDRYIAVVHAKRSPCIRSKRNASLGVGIIWLLSLLIAIPVAQHQALMSGHQQAPNSSFCWEQWADDSAAKQIYKVTILVVGYLLPLVLITCCYAKVLYHLHKKVKNISKKSERSKKKTAQTVLLVVAVFLISWLPHHIITMWAEFGQFPLNNISFTFRIISHCLAYGNSCINPIIYAFLSENFRKACRQVFTCKFLLRPTPAEKLVRIRLENFSTTHSTTNV